One window from the genome of Amphiprion ocellaris isolate individual 3 ecotype Okinawa chromosome 23, ASM2253959v1, whole genome shotgun sequence encodes:
- the LOC118470659 gene encoding uncharacterized protein LOC118470659 gives MQQYQALLVKNLRSQLQTVFQQHQGSGLEKEAMEVFDQIEDPFASVSTTYRQDSVIKENFNFVESQEISVGYKACMVKKGRKRHLATVPKCFHYIPLIRSLEQLLSHPKVLAMIDEPQKYSGAYLYDISDGDLMKSHSLFSVRPSALQIILYSDEIEICNPLGSHASKNKLLMFYYTLGNINPKYRSKLAAIRLLAIAKKSELSECGVDGILGRLHEDLVMLYDGVTIQTGNGEREIFGALVSICGDTLAQHEVCGFKEGVGFAYSKCRQCECSFEDMQIHFDEDNFEGRTIERHVRQCSNIEKASTEYLRNSLKTTYGINRRSKLVDFPAFNLIQQTPQDMMHIILEGIAPLEIKCVMKQLILLGQLDLDVFNTALTGFPYSPLDIRDKPSPIAYSTLASSDNKLKQSSGQMIVLLKILPFLINTVKDTEYYAVIVELIEIVQILFAPIIGLQTVNKLKILIEQHLKHVKNIFPHNNITPKQHYLIHAPSQIKLLGPMVRHMCMRFESKHCFFKQWASKVNFKNVCKSLIRHNQMYECCQNVSSFDHPIFSNECALGPTSEISNMSYLKEKVKTFLGNDEIKHAVSVKWIILNGNKYMQEKSLIVSAVNSNDLPEFGLVRNIYIINSSLYCFEFQQHDTICFDRDFMAYKIEIPNMAQATQLISADNLVDFTPFYSFSHKDMTYVTTKYYLGDVIGLHKASLSQPYSA, from the coding sequence ATGCAGCAGTACCAAGCTCTCTTGGTGAAAAATCTGAGAAGTCAGCTGCAAACAGTCTTCCAGCAACATCAAGGAAGTGGACTTGAAAAGGAAGCTATGGAAGTATTTGACCAGATCGAGGACCCATTTGCCTCTGTTTCAACAACGTACAGGCAGGATAGTGTGATTAAGGAGAATTTCAATTTTGTTGAGTCACAGGAGATTTCTGTTGGGTATAAAGCTTGCATGgtgaaaaaagggagaaaaagacaCCTTGCTACAGTgcccaaatgttttcattatatACCCCTTATCAGAAGTTTGGAACAGTTACTATCCCATCCAAAGGTTTTGGCAATGATAGATGAGCCACAGAAATACAGTGGTGCGTATTTGTATGACATCAGTGATGGCGATCTCATGAAGTcacattctttattttctgttcgaCCTTCTGCTTTACAGATAATCCTTTACTCTGATGAAATTGAAATTTGCAATCCACTTGGGTCTCATGCCTCCAAAAATAAGTtgctaatgttttattatacTTTGGGGAATATTAATCCTAAATATCGATCAAAACTAGCTGCCATTCGCCTACTTGCCATTGCCAAAAAGAGTGAGCTCTCTGAATGTGGTGTAGATGGAATCTTGGGAAGGTTGCATGAGGATTTAGTAATGCTATATGATGGAGTTACAATTCAAACAGGGAATGGTGAACGTGAAATATTTGGAGCATTGGTTTCAATATGTGGTGACACTTTGGCTCAGCATGAGGTTTGTGGATTTAAAGAGGGTGTTGGTTTTGCTTATAGTAAATGCCGGCAGTGTGAATGTTCATTTGAGGACATGCAAATCCATTTCGATGAGGATAACTTTGAGGGAAGGACAATAGAGAGACATGTCCGGCAGTGTAGCAACATTGAGAAGGCCAGCACAGAATATCTCAGAAACAGCTTAAAAACAACATATGGTATCAATAGAAGAAGCAAGCTGGTAGATTTCCCAGCCTTTAACTTGATCCAGCAAACACCCCAAGACATGATGCATATCATTCTTGAAGGGATTGCCCCattagaaataaaatgtgtgatgAAACAGTTAATTCTTTTGGGACAACTAGACTTGGATGTCTTCAATACTGCATTAACTGGGTTTCCCTACTCTCCACTTGATATTAGAGATAAACCAAGCCCTATCGCTTACAGCACATTGGCCTCCAGTGATAATAAGTTGAAGCAGTCCTCAGGGCAAATGATTGTACTCCTAAAGATACTGCCATTTCTGATTAATACAGTCAAAGATACTGAATACTATGCAGTTATTGTTGAACTCATAGAGATTGTTCAAATATTGTTTGCTCCTATTATTGGTCTACAGACAGTTAACAAGTTGAAAATACTTATTGAACAGCACTTAAAACATGTGAagaacatttttccacataACAACATCACACCAAAACAACATTATTTGATTCATGCTCCATCACAAATTAAACTGCTGGGACCAATGGTTCGTCACATGTGCATGAGATTTGAATCAAAACACTGCTTTTTCAAACAATGGGCTTCAAAagtcaattttaaaaatgtctgtaagTCATTAATAAGGCATAATCAAATGTATGAATGTTGTCAGAATGTAAGTAGTTTTGACCACCCCATTTTTTCAAATGAGTGTGCATTGGGACCAACATCAGAAATAAGCAATATGTCATacttaaaagaaaaagtgaagacCTTTCTtggaaatgatgaaataaaacatgcagtatcTGTTAAATGGATAATTCTAAATGGCAACAAATACATGCAGGAGAAGTCATTAATTGTGAGTGCTGTTAATTCTAATGATTTACCAGAATTTGGACTTGTGAGAAATATCTACATAATAAATTCATCACTGTATTGTTTTGAATTTCAGCAGCACGATACTATTTGTTTTGACAGAGATTTCATGGCATATAAAATAGAGATTCCAAACATGGCACAAGCAACACAACTGATATCTGCTGATAACCTTGTAGACTTCActccattttacagtttttctcacaaAGATATGACATATGTCACTACAAAATATTACCTGGGTGATGTCATTGGACTACACAAAGCCTCTCTCTCTCAACCCTATAGTGCCTAA